A single genomic interval of uncultured Desulfobulbus sp. harbors:
- a CDS encoding N-acetyltransferase, which translates to MKIRALDPELLPKAGSLVHHAFAPSRYELQLFDDLHAQKRPVHEWCCIHRNAVIAYVCFSRAFHGQEVCGLHLAPLAVQPQLQGQGIGSELLRFALRQEVVAAQPIFVLGPAAFYQKFGFAPCSAPLCPFDPGNRHFLSLRSTISEPFTIGYEPEFYRQAAKPKKTSNSRRKR; encoded by the coding sequence ATGAAAATACGTGCCCTTGACCCGGAATTGCTGCCCAAGGCCGGTTCGCTGGTCCATCACGCCTTTGCGCCCAGCCGCTATGAATTGCAGCTGTTTGACGATCTTCACGCCCAGAAGCGGCCTGTCCACGAATGGTGCTGCATCCATCGGAATGCGGTGATCGCCTATGTCTGTTTTTCCCGTGCCTTTCACGGGCAGGAGGTCTGCGGTCTGCATCTGGCTCCGCTGGCGGTGCAGCCGCAGCTGCAGGGCCAGGGCATCGGTTCGGAACTGCTTCGTTTTGCCCTTCGGCAGGAGGTCGTTGCCGCCCAACCGATTTTTGTCCTCGGTCCCGCCGCCTTTTACCAAAAATTCGGCTTTGCTCCCTGCTCGGCTCCGCTGTGTCCCTTTGATCCCGGCAATAGACATTTTTTAAGTCTGCGGAGCACCATCAGCGAACCTTTTACCATCGGCTACGAACCGGAGTTTTATCGTCAGGCTGCAAAACCAAAAAAGACGAGCAATTCGCGAAGGAAACGCTAG
- a CDS encoding MBL fold metallo-hydrolase — protein sequence MKLVLALSLLLSFGVLSATGREILRKDRITTAAGEVELGFIGHGSLMLTFQGKVIHIDPYSKVGDYTTLPKADLILLTHDHGDHLDLKALNAVRSPSTQIILPPVCADRVTGGLVMRNGDHHTVLGVAIDAVPAYNLVHKRENGDFFHPKGVGNGYVLTFGTTKIYIAGDTENIPEMKALTDIACAFLPMNLPYTMTPEMVADAARAFRPRILYPYHYGDTDPQRLVTLLADAPEIEVRIRPLR from the coding sequence ATGAAACTCGTACTTGCACTTTCGTTGCTGCTTTCTTTTGGTGTCCTTTCGGCCACGGGCCGTGAGATCTTGCGCAAAGACCGCATTACCACCGCAGCGGGCGAAGTGGAGCTCGGCTTTATCGGCCACGGGTCGCTGATGCTGACTTTTCAGGGGAAGGTGATCCATATAGACCCGTACAGCAAGGTCGGTGACTATACGACCCTGCCCAAGGCCGACCTGATTCTGCTCACCCATGACCATGGCGACCATCTCGACCTGAAGGCACTGAACGCCGTCCGCAGCCCGTCGACCCAGATCATTCTGCCACCGGTCTGCGCCGATCGGGTGACCGGCGGGCTGGTAATGCGCAACGGGGACCATCACACGGTGCTGGGCGTTGCCATTGACGCTGTCCCGGCCTACAACCTGGTGCATAAACGGGAAAACGGAGATTTTTTTCATCCCAAGGGGGTGGGAAACGGTTATGTGCTCACCTTTGGCACAACCAAGATCTACATCGCCGGTGACACGGAAAACATTCCCGAGATGAAGGCGCTCACCGACATTGCCTGTGCCTTTCTGCCGATGAACCTGCCCTACACCATGACCCCGGAGATGGTTGCCGACGCGGCCCGGGCCTTTCGCCCGCGAATCCTCTATCCCTATCACTACGGCGATACCGATCCCCAAAGGCTGGTGACACTGCTTGCAGACGCTCCGGAGATTGAGGTGCGCATTCGGCCACTTCGCTGA
- a CDS encoding NUDIX hydrolase encodes MLVQSFHTSSSKAANNRQLRYCPHCAHPFPTGKLKPFMRQRCLHCGYVHFLNPSPGITIVLHSPEGKILIGKRAAKARYGGRWCLPGGYIEYEESFIQTAHREIWEETGLQIGIQGVFNVVSNLLDDRHHTLVIVLLGTVLGGCEAAGDDLVALRWIDQKQHLQIPYAFEADQRIIDVFFRGNYNLLPIDQRAETAMRKS; translated from the coding sequence ATGCTTGTCCAGAGCTTTCACACCTCCAGCAGCAAGGCCGCCAATAACAGACAACTTCGTTACTGTCCCCATTGCGCCCACCCCTTCCCTACAGGGAAACTGAAACCCTTTATGCGGCAACGCTGCTTGCATTGCGGCTATGTCCATTTCCTCAACCCCTCGCCCGGCATCACCATTGTTCTTCACTCCCCCGAAGGCAAAATCCTCATTGGCAAGCGGGCGGCAAAGGCTCGCTACGGTGGCCGCTGGTGTCTGCCGGGGGGCTATATCGAATACGAGGAATCCTTTATTCAGACAGCTCACCGCGAAATCTGGGAGGAAACCGGCCTGCAGATAGGAATTCAGGGGGTGTTCAACGTGGTCTCCAACCTGCTTGATGACCGGCACCATACCCTGGTCATCGTCCTCTTGGGCACGGTCCTCGGCGGTTGTGAAGCGGCAGGCGACGATCTGGTTGCCCTGCGCTGGATTGACCAGAAGCAGCATCTGCAGATCCCCTACGCCTTTGAGGCGGATCAACGAATCATCGACGTTTTTTTTAGAGGCAACTACAACCTCCTGCCCATTGATCAACGGGCAGAGACGGCCATGCGAAAATCGTAG